A genomic stretch from Anaerolinea thermophila UNI-1 includes:
- a CDS encoding LacI family DNA-binding transcriptional regulator has product MTDKNLKITIKDVAAEAGVSFGTVSRVINNDIHVKPETRERVLKAMERLGFVANRQARSLAGGKTHFIGLLVPDLGTGYIGEIIRGIDAELTLQGLDLVLYTTHRTASKEAAYVANLAKGMVDGLLLVLPRNPADYIGVLTQRKFPFVLIDHQGTGKDCPAVGATNWQGGYDATEYLIKLGHRRIGFITGWMDLGCAQDRLAGYRAALRTYHIPEDPDLIYEGTFFQPDGYTGAMKFLDLPDPPTAIFASNDVMAMGVMDAVRMRGLRVPEDVSVLGFDDIPQASLVRPALTTVQQPLENMGRVAAQMLLDLIDQPERKVGRIELSTKLVIRESCQPPRSR; this is encoded by the coding sequence ATGACAGATAAGAATCTCAAAATCACCATCAAAGACGTAGCCGCCGAAGCCGGTGTTTCCTTTGGCACCGTTTCGCGGGTTATCAATAACGATATCCATGTCAAACCTGAAACCCGCGAGCGTGTGCTGAAAGCCATGGAACGTCTGGGGTTTGTGGCAAACCGGCAGGCGCGCAGTCTGGCAGGGGGGAAGACGCACTTCATCGGTTTGCTGGTGCCTGACCTGGGCACCGGCTACATTGGGGAGATCATCCGGGGGATTGATGCGGAACTGACCCTGCAGGGATTGGATCTGGTGCTGTACACCACCCACCGCACCGCCAGCAAGGAAGCCGCCTACGTTGCCAACCTGGCAAAGGGCATGGTGGATGGCTTACTGCTCGTTCTGCCCCGCAACCCGGCAGATTACATCGGCGTGCTTACCCAGCGGAAATTCCCCTTTGTGTTGATTGACCATCAGGGCACCGGTAAGGACTGCCCCGCTGTAGGTGCAACCAACTGGCAGGGCGGCTATGACGCCACCGAATACCTCATCAAACTGGGACATCGGCGCATCGGGTTCATCACCGGCTGGATGGATCTGGGCTGTGCTCAAGATCGTCTGGCGGGCTACCGTGCTGCCCTGCGCACCTATCACATTCCCGAAGACCCCGACCTGATTTACGAAGGTACATTCTTCCAGCCCGATGGTTACACCGGCGCGATGAAGTTCCTGGATTTACCCGACCCGCCCACGGCAATCTTCGCTTCCAACGATGTGATGGCAATGGGCGTCATGGACGCGGTACGCATGCGCGGTTTGCGCGTTCCGGAGGATGTTTCGGTGCTGGGATTTGACGACATTCCTCAAGCCTCGCTGGTGCGGCCTGCGCTGACCACCGTCCAGCAACCGCTGGAGAACATGGGCAGGGTTGCCGCCCAGATGCTTCTGGATTTGATTGACCAGCCGGAGCGCAAGGTGGGGCGCATTGAACTTTCCACCAAACTGGTCATTCGCGAATCCTGTCAGCCTCCCCGAAGCAGGTAA
- a CDS encoding DUF368 domain-containing protein, protein MPQRTFRDDLGISLRGFLMGAADVVPGVSGGTMAFILGIYDELIASIRAVVPFIRRVLSGQWRLAFEEFPWRFLLALGLGIAVAILSLARLLHWALETHPTLIYALFFGLIVASVFVVRQRVARWTWGRLFIMGVFAAGAYFLVGLRPAQTPDALWFIFLSGMIAICAMILPGISGAFILVLLGKYQTLLGALVQMDWLTIGVFMSGALIGIVSFASFLRWLLDHYHDATVAGLTGFMLGSLRELWPWKQAQYVEDVPVAVHNVLPSSLDGEVGLALGIMLLGAGLVLGMETLAKRKK, encoded by the coding sequence ATGCCTCAACGTACCTTTCGGGATGATCTGGGAATCAGCCTGCGTGGATTTTTAATGGGCGCGGCAGATGTAGTGCCGGGAGTGTCCGGCGGAACGATGGCGTTCATTTTGGGGATTTATGACGAACTGATTGCCTCGATTCGGGCAGTTGTACCCTTTATCCGCCGGGTGTTGAGTGGACAATGGCGACTGGCGTTTGAGGAATTTCCCTGGCGTTTTCTGCTGGCGCTGGGATTGGGCATTGCCGTGGCAATTTTGAGCCTGGCGCGGCTGTTACACTGGGCGCTGGAGACGCACCCTACGCTGATTTACGCGCTGTTTTTTGGCTTGATCGTGGCTTCGGTGTTTGTGGTGCGCCAGCGGGTTGCCCGCTGGACATGGGGGCGTTTGTTCATTATGGGTGTGTTTGCGGCGGGAGCGTATTTCCTGGTGGGGCTGCGCCCGGCACAAACGCCCGATGCGCTGTGGTTCATCTTTCTGAGCGGGATGATTGCCATCTGCGCCATGATTCTGCCGGGCATTTCCGGAGCCTTCATCCTGGTCTTGCTGGGCAAGTACCAAACCCTGCTGGGTGCGCTGGTTCAGATGGATTGGCTCACCATCGGGGTGTTTATGAGCGGCGCACTGATTGGTATCGTCTCGTTTGCTAGTTTCCTGCGCTGGTTGCTGGATCATTACCACGATGCTACCGTGGCAGGGCTGACGGGGTTCATGCTCGGCTCTCTGCGCGAACTCTGGCCCTGGAAACAAGCCCAATATGTTGAGGATGTGCCGGTGGCGGTACACAATGTGTTGCCTTCCTCACTGGATGGAGAAGTGGGGCTGGCGCTGGGGATAATGCTGCTGGGAGCAGGGCTGGTGCTTGGGATGGAGACCCTGGCAAAGCGTAAAAAGTAG
- a CDS encoding glycosyl hydrolase family 8, translating to MFRNTLFRISMVLVLFLSACSVPQTPPVPPTETPEPSATPIPTQPPTATSVPVPSPRSFFTGEYRNLFKEYLGKSDAEVQEKLEAAFQHFFYGDDTTQRVYYPVGEDMAYIMDIGNNDVRTEGMSYGMMIAVQLDKKEEFDRLWKWTKTYMYQSEGPYRGYFAWHCTPEGKQLAANPASDGEEWFVMALLFAAGRWGNGEGIFNYQAQAQEILDTMLHKNEEDTGLATNMFDPQTYQVVFVPSGRSATFTDPSYHLPAYYELWARWAERDRDFWEKAVQASREFFPKAAHPETGLMPDYSHFDGTPVDDPEHSDFRFDAWRTLSNVAVDYAWFGADPWQVEQSTRVLKFLTREGVNAFANQYTLDGKPLSGDHSAGLVAMAAVAALATDRETGEPFVQALWDLRFPSGKWRYYDGMLTMLALLHVSGQFRIYPPGNLH from the coding sequence ATGTTTAGAAATACCCTGTTTCGGATCAGTATGGTGCTGGTGTTGTTCCTCTCGGCGTGCAGTGTGCCTCAGACTCCCCCTGTGCCGCCCACCGAGACGCCTGAGCCGTCTGCTACTCCCATTCCTACCCAACCGCCGACGGCAACGTCCGTGCCGGTACCTTCGCCGCGCTCGTTCTTCACCGGCGAGTACCGCAACCTTTTTAAGGAATACCTGGGCAAGAGTGATGCAGAGGTACAGGAAAAACTGGAGGCAGCTTTTCAACACTTCTTCTATGGCGACGACACGACCCAACGGGTGTACTATCCGGTGGGTGAGGATATGGCCTACATCATGGACATCGGCAACAACGATGTGCGCACCGAGGGCATGTCCTACGGCATGATGATTGCCGTGCAGTTGGACAAGAAAGAAGAGTTTGACCGCTTGTGGAAGTGGACCAAAACGTACATGTACCAGTCGGAGGGTCCGTACCGCGGTTATTTTGCCTGGCACTGTACCCCGGAAGGTAAGCAACTGGCGGCAAACCCGGCATCAGATGGCGAAGAGTGGTTTGTCATGGCACTGCTGTTTGCCGCGGGGCGCTGGGGCAACGGCGAGGGAATTTTCAACTATCAGGCGCAGGCGCAGGAAATCCTCGATACCATGCTTCACAAGAACGAAGAGGATACCGGACTGGCAACCAACATGTTCGACCCGCAAACCTATCAGGTGGTGTTTGTGCCCAGCGGGCGCAGTGCCACCTTTACCGACCCTTCCTATCACCTGCCCGCCTATTACGAGTTGTGGGCGCGCTGGGCAGAGCGCGACCGCGATTTCTGGGAGAAAGCCGTTCAGGCAAGCCGCGAGTTCTTCCCCAAAGCCGCACACCCCGAGACCGGCTTGATGCCCGACTATTCCCATTTTGATGGCACGCCGGTGGACGACCCGGAACACAGCGATTTCCGCTTTGATGCCTGGCGTACCCTCTCCAATGTGGCGGTGGATTACGCCTGGTTTGGCGCTGATCCCTGGCAGGTGGAGCAGTCCACACGGGTGTTGAAGTTCCTCACCCGAGAAGGGGTGAATGCCTTTGCCAATCAGTACACGCTCGACGGCAAGCCCCTCTCCGGCGATCATTCGGCGGGGCTGGTAGCCATGGCGGCGGTGGCGGCGCTGGCAACCGACCGCGAGACCGGCGAACCGTTTGTGCAGGCATTATGGGATTTACGCTTCCCCAGCGGCAAGTGGCGGTACTACGATGGTATGCTGACCATGCTGGCGCTGTTGCATGTCAGCGGGCAGTTCCGCATCTATCCTCCCGGCAATCTTCATTAA
- a CDS encoding carbohydrate ABC transporter permease, translating into MSAFSGSHGVFWRKTLPRAVQYFLLTLMSIYILVPIVILIFGSLKTRGQMYSHPYTPPIPPYWDNYIKILTSDIFWTMLKNSLIVTLAVTAAVLVICSLAAFVFARLDFRGKDLAFNFFTLGLMFPITIAILPVYLVIRQMSLTNSLLGIILVQTAFQLSGNILILRNFFASIPFELQDAAYIDGCTPFDFFRLILLPLARPALSAVASLTMVVSWNDLLVPLVLIDKETLWTLPLGTMQFQGQYGTDLALVAAFVALSAVPAVIFYIVAERHIVSGLTAGALKG; encoded by the coding sequence ATGAGCGCATTTTCCGGTTCTCATGGAGTTTTCTGGCGCAAGACGCTCCCGCGTGCGGTGCAGTACTTCCTGCTCACGTTGATGTCCATTTATATCCTGGTGCCCATTGTCATCCTGATTTTCGGCAGTTTGAAGACGCGCGGGCAGATGTATTCCCATCCCTATACCCCGCCCATCCCGCCGTACTGGGATAACTACATCAAGATTCTGACCTCAGATATTTTCTGGACGATGCTGAAAAACAGCCTCATCGTCACCCTGGCAGTGACGGCGGCGGTGCTGGTGATTTGCAGTCTGGCGGCGTTCGTCTTTGCCCGCCTGGATTTCCGCGGCAAGGACCTGGCGTTCAACTTTTTCACCCTGGGGTTGATGTTCCCCATCACCATTGCCATTTTGCCGGTGTATCTGGTCATTCGCCAGATGTCTCTCACCAACTCTCTGCTGGGCATCATTCTGGTACAGACGGCTTTTCAGTTGTCGGGGAACATCCTGATTCTGCGCAACTTCTTTGCCTCAATTCCGTTTGAACTGCAGGACGCCGCCTACATTGACGGCTGTACGCCCTTCGATTTCTTCCGCCTGATTTTGCTCCCCTTGGCGCGACCGGCGCTTTCGGCGGTGGCTTCGCTGACTATGGTGGTTTCGTGGAATGACCTGCTGGTGCCGCTGGTATTGATTGACAAGGAAACCCTGTGGACACTTCCGCTGGGCACCATGCAGTTCCAGGGGCAGTACGGCACCGATCTGGCGCTGGTAGCGGCGTTTGTTGCGCTTTCGGCGGTGCCGGCGGTGATCTTCTATATTGTGGCTGAGCGCCACATTGTCTCCGGTTTGACGGCTGGTGCGCTGAAAGGTTAA
- a CDS encoding carbohydrate ABC transporter permease → MGVSLNRNGEGALPYRSTARTQQLWTVLIFLLPTFVLFIVFVVYPVAQSFYYSMFNWKGFGPAVDFVGLDNFKRILTDKAFMKAVGNTLTIVVLSLFIQLPLSLGLALMVGRDLPGKRFFRTIFFVPYVFSEVITAIMWMGLFNPDPDRGLINAIIILMGGKPQPWLGSPQMVMGCIFVVLTWKYFGFHMLLYMAGLQNIPREIEEAALIDGCTTGQMITHITLPLLWGTIRTSIYLSVLGALQQFGLIWVMTKGGPVNASEVMSTYMYRYSFIRFWLGYGSAVAIVILLISLAFSIAYLRLVRQQDVLGGVS, encoded by the coding sequence ATGGGTGTATCACTCAACCGTAATGGAGAGGGTGCTCTGCCGTATCGTTCCACTGCCCGCACCCAGCAATTATGGACGGTGTTGATTTTCCTGCTCCCCACCTTTGTGTTATTTATTGTCTTTGTGGTTTATCCGGTGGCGCAGTCGTTTTATTACAGTATGTTCAACTGGAAGGGCTTTGGCCCCGCCGTGGACTTTGTCGGGCTGGACAACTTCAAGCGCATCCTCACCGATAAAGCCTTCATGAAAGCGGTGGGCAATACGCTGACCATTGTGGTGCTTTCCCTGTTCATTCAGTTGCCCCTTTCGCTGGGATTGGCGTTGATGGTCGGGCGAGACTTGCCGGGGAAGCGCTTTTTCCGAACCATTTTTTTCGTTCCTTACGTCTTTTCCGAGGTCATTACCGCTATTATGTGGATGGGGCTGTTCAACCCCGACCCGGACCGCGGGTTGATTAACGCCATCATTATCCTGATGGGTGGTAAACCTCAGCCGTGGCTGGGCAGTCCGCAGATGGTAATGGGCTGTATCTTTGTCGTTTTGACATGGAAGTACTTTGGATTCCACATGTTGCTTTACATGGCTGGATTGCAGAACATTCCGCGGGAAATTGAAGAAGCCGCGTTGATTGATGGCTGTACGACCGGTCAAATGATCACGCATATCACGTTGCCGTTGTTGTGGGGCACCATTCGCACGTCCATTTACCTTTCGGTGCTGGGCGCACTTCAACAGTTTGGCTTGATCTGGGTGATGACCAAAGGCGGTCCGGTCAATGCCAGTGAGGTGATGTCTACTTACATGTATCGCTACAGTTTTATTCGCTTCTGGCTGGGGTATGGTTCGGCGGTGGCGATTGTCATTCTGCTCATTTCGCTGGCGTTCTCCATTGCTTATCTGCGTCTGGTGCGTCAGCAAGATGTTCTTGGTGGGGTTTCGTAG
- a CDS encoding extracellular solute-binding protein: MSHKLFRLFSLVMIAVLLLTACAPATTPTATEPPAEEQPTQPPAEEPTKPPAAEPTKAPEKKVVITWWHISTAEEHKALWQTFADEYMAAHPNVDIQITVLENEAFKSKMTTVMQSGTPPDIFQSWGGGVMIEYAKAGLLRDITPELDANGGEWRNTFSPGALGVYAFEGRNYGVPWDMGMVGFWYNKALFAQAGIEKPPATWTELLEDVKKLKAAGITPIALGAGDKWPAMFWWAYLAVRLGGKDAFEAAYSRQGSFTDAPFVEAGKKLQELIALEPFQEGYLGATYGDQATLMGNGKAAMELMGQWAPSVQKDNSADKQGIGDNLGWFPFPMVEGGKGDPDDAFGGGNGFAIGKNATPEAIDFVKYLTSVDCQVRLAKINVALPVVKGGEAGVSDPLLLAVQQGAAKAKYFQLYYDQALPPAVGSVVNDSVQGLFAGTLTPEQVAQAIEDSAAMELK; the protein is encoded by the coding sequence ATGTCTCACAAATTGTTCCGTCTTTTCAGTCTGGTGATGATTGCCGTCCTGCTCTTGACGGCATGTGCGCCAGCCACAACTCCAACCGCAACCGAACCGCCTGCGGAGGAACAACCTACTCAGCCGCCTGCCGAAGAGCCCACCAAACCCCCCGCGGCTGAGCCCACCAAGGCTCCCGAGAAGAAAGTGGTGATTACCTGGTGGCATATTTCCACAGCGGAGGAGCACAAAGCCCTGTGGCAGACCTTTGCCGATGAGTACATGGCAGCGCATCCCAATGTGGATATCCAGATTACCGTGCTGGAGAACGAAGCCTTCAAGTCCAAGATGACCACCGTGATGCAGTCGGGCACTCCGCCAGACATCTTCCAGTCCTGGGGCGGCGGTGTGATGATTGAGTACGCCAAAGCCGGTTTGCTCCGCGACATCACCCCCGAACTGGATGCCAACGGCGGCGAGTGGCGCAACACCTTCTCGCCGGGCGCGCTGGGTGTGTACGCCTTTGAAGGGCGCAACTATGGCGTGCCGTGGGATATGGGCATGGTGGGCTTCTGGTACAACAAAGCCCTCTTTGCTCAGGCGGGCATCGAAAAACCCCCTGCCACCTGGACCGAACTGCTGGAGGATGTCAAGAAACTCAAAGCCGCCGGCATTACCCCCATTGCTTTAGGCGCGGGCGACAAATGGCCTGCCATGTTCTGGTGGGCATACCTGGCAGTGCGCCTGGGCGGCAAGGATGCCTTTGAAGCGGCTTACTCCCGCCAGGGTTCCTTCACCGATGCGCCCTTCGTGGAAGCCGGTAAGAAACTGCAGGAACTGATTGCGCTGGAGCCCTTCCAGGAGGGTTACCTTGGCGCCACCTATGGCGATCAGGCAACGCTGATGGGCAACGGAAAAGCCGCCATGGAACTGATGGGGCAGTGGGCGCCCAGTGTGCAGAAAGACAACAGCGCCGACAAACAGGGCATTGGCGATAACCTCGGCTGGTTCCCCTTCCCCATGGTGGAAGGCGGCAAGGGCGATCCGGATGATGCCTTTGGCGGCGGCAATGGCTTTGCCATTGGCAAGAATGCGACTCCCGAAGCCATTGACTTCGTCAAATACCTGACCAGCGTGGATTGCCAGGTGCGTCTGGCGAAGATCAATGTGGCGCTGCCGGTGGTCAAGGGTGGCGAGGCGGGTGTCTCCGATCCGCTTTTGCTGGCGGTTCAGCAAGGCGCTGCCAAAGCCAAGTACTTCCAGTTGTACTACGACCAGGCGCTCCCGCCCGCGGTGGGTTCGGTGGTCAATGACAGCGTGCAAGGGCTGTTTGCTGGTACGCTGACGCCTGAACAGGTGGCACAAGCCATTGAAGACTCTGCGGCGATGGAACTGAAGTAA
- a CDS encoding DUF1810 domain-containing protein, with translation MTKVSDDPFDLERFVQAQEGVYERALAEIQAGEKRTHWMWFIFPQALGLGFSPMSQRYGIRSLDEARAYLAHPLLGARLRACFEALLALQGRSAHQIFGSPDDWKLRSCATLFALVSPPDSLFHQVLEKYFEGQMDEKTLILMNKS, from the coding sequence ATGACAAAAGTCTCCGATGACCCTTTTGATTTAGAGCGTTTTGTCCAGGCGCAGGAAGGGGTATATGAGCGCGCCCTTGCCGAGATTCAGGCGGGCGAAAAGCGCACACACTGGATGTGGTTCATCTTCCCGCAGGCGCTGGGGCTGGGGTTCAGCCCCATGTCTCAGCGCTACGGCATCCGCAGTCTGGATGAGGCGCGCGCCTACCTGGCGCATCCTCTGCTGGGCGCGCGCCTGCGGGCATGTTTTGAAGCCCTGTTAGCCCTGCAGGGGCGCTCGGCGCATCAAATTTTCGGCTCGCCCGATGACTGGAAACTGCGCTCCTGCGCCACCCTGTTCGCCCTGGTTTCTCCGCCGGATTCCTTGTTCCACCAGGTGCTGGAGAAGTACTTCGAAGGGCAAATGGACGAGAAAACCCTTATCCTGATGAACAAAAGTTGA
- a CDS encoding GH36-type glycosyl hydrolase domain-containing protein gives MQFGYFDDERREYVITRPDTPLPWINYLGCEEYFGIISQTAGGYSFFRDARLRRLTRYRYNNAPLDLGGRYLYLRDDRSGQTWSPSWMPARSALSEFTCRHGLGYTSIASTFDNIHVETTYFVPLGETLEIWRCRVTNQRPKPADLSLFSSIEFCLWDAWDDATNFQRNFSTGEVEIKDGVIYHKTEYRERRNHFAYFACSAPIEGFDTQREAFLGAYRGWDAPLAVERGSLSNSVAHGWQPIGAHHVRLSLAPSETREVIFVLGYHENPKDQKFDPPDSQTLNKRTVKPVIARYLDSHQVQQALDDLRAYWDGLLRIQHARTPNLHVDRMVNIWNPYQCMATFNISRSASLYESGIGRGLGFRDSNQDLLGFVHMVPERARQRILDLAATQLPSGGAYHQYQPLTKRGNNDIGSNFNDDPHWLILAVAAYIKETGDWSILDEAVPYDNLPGSETPLYEHLQRAVQYTLDRLGPHGLPLIGRADWNDCLNLNCFSDTPGQSFQTTTNKDGKVAESIFIAGLFVLSTQELAALAERTGRLEDAARYRAESARMRELIYQYGWDGEWFLRAYDDFGNKVGSQECQEGKIFIEPQGFCVLAGVGLENGYAQRALDSVARWLATPHGIVLQQPAYSRYYLHLGEISSYPPGYKENAGIFCHNNPWVMIAETRVGNGARAMEYYLRINPSNREAISEVHRCEPYVYAQMIAGKDAPTHGEAKNSWLTGTAAWNYVAITQWILGVRPELDGLRIDPCIPPEWEGFTFRRIFRGAEYVIEVRNPRHVSKGVTAVRVDGKVWQGNLLPILPPGVHTIEVELG, from the coding sequence ATGCAGTTCGGTTATTTTGACGATGAGCGGCGGGAGTATGTCATCACCCGCCCCGATACCCCCCTGCCCTGGATTAATTACCTGGGCTGTGAAGAGTACTTCGGCATCATCAGCCAGACCGCTGGGGGATATTCCTTTTTCCGCGATGCCCGCCTGCGCCGCCTGACCCGTTACCGCTACAACAACGCCCCGCTGGATCTCGGCGGGCGCTACCTCTACCTGCGAGACGACCGCAGTGGGCAGACCTGGTCGCCCTCGTGGATGCCTGCCCGCTCCGCTCTCAGCGAGTTCACCTGCCGCCACGGCTTGGGGTACACCAGCATTGCTTCTACCTTTGACAACATCCACGTTGAGACCACCTACTTCGTCCCCCTGGGCGAGACGCTGGAAATCTGGCGCTGTCGGGTGACCAACCAGCGCCCCAAGCCTGCCGACCTCTCGCTCTTTTCTTCCATCGAGTTCTGTCTGTGGGACGCCTGGGACGACGCCACCAACTTTCAGCGCAACTTCTCCACCGGCGAAGTGGAAATTAAGGACGGCGTCATCTATCATAAGACTGAGTACCGCGAGCGCCGCAACCACTTTGCTTACTTCGCCTGCTCGGCGCCCATCGAAGGGTTTGACACCCAGCGCGAAGCCTTTCTGGGGGCTTACCGCGGCTGGGATGCTCCGCTGGCAGTGGAGCGCGGGTCGCTCTCCAATTCGGTGGCGCACGGCTGGCAGCCCATCGGTGCGCACCATGTACGCCTCTCCCTTGCCCCCAGCGAGACCCGTGAGGTTATCTTTGTGCTGGGCTACCACGAAAACCCCAAAGATCAGAAGTTCGACCCGCCCGATTCGCAAACCCTCAATAAGCGCACCGTCAAACCGGTGATTGCCCGCTACCTGGATTCCCATCAGGTGCAACAGGCGCTGGACGACCTGCGCGCCTACTGGGACGGCTTACTGCGCATCCAGCACGCCCGCACCCCCAACCTTCACGTGGACCGCATGGTGAACATCTGGAATCCCTACCAGTGCATGGCAACCTTCAACATCTCACGCTCGGCATCGCTGTACGAATCGGGCATCGGGCGCGGGTTGGGCTTCCGCGACTCCAATCAGGACCTGCTGGGCTTTGTTCACATGGTGCCGGAGCGCGCCCGCCAGCGCATCCTCGACCTGGCAGCCACGCAACTGCCCAGCGGTGGGGCTTACCATCAGTACCAGCCCCTCACCAAGCGCGGTAACAACGACATCGGCTCCAACTTCAACGATGACCCCCACTGGCTGATTCTGGCAGTCGCGGCGTACATCAAAGAGACTGGCGACTGGTCGATTCTGGACGAAGCGGTGCCCTACGACAACCTGCCCGGCAGTGAAACGCCCCTCTATGAACACCTTCAGCGGGCCGTGCAGTACACCCTCGACCGTCTCGGTCCGCACGGACTGCCGCTCATCGGCAGGGCAGACTGGAACGACTGTCTGAACCTGAACTGCTTCTCCGACACGCCGGGACAGTCCTTCCAGACCACTACCAACAAAGATGGCAAGGTTGCCGAGTCCATCTTCATCGCCGGGTTGTTTGTGCTTTCCACGCAGGAATTAGCGGCGCTGGCAGAGCGCACCGGTCGCCTGGAAGACGCCGCCCGCTACCGCGCCGAATCGGCGCGCATGCGTGAGTTGATTTATCAATACGGCTGGGACGGCGAGTGGTTCCTGCGGGCTTACGACGATTTCGGCAACAAGGTGGGATCGCAGGAATGCCAAGAGGGCAAGATTTTCATCGAGCCGCAGGGCTTCTGCGTGCTGGCGGGTGTGGGCTTGGAAAACGGCTACGCCCAGCGTGCGCTGGATTCGGTTGCCCGCTGGCTGGCAACCCCGCACGGCATCGTCCTTCAACAGCCGGCTTACTCGCGCTACTACCTGCACCTAGGCGAGATTTCCTCGTATCCACCCGGCTACAAGGAAAATGCCGGCATCTTCTGCCACAACAACCCCTGGGTGATGATTGCCGAAACCCGCGTAGGCAACGGCGCCCGCGCCATGGAGTACTACCTGCGCATCAACCCGTCCAACCGCGAAGCCATCAGCGAGGTGCACCGCTGTGAGCCATACGTGTATGCTCAAATGATTGCCGGGAAAGACGCCCCCACTCACGGCGAAGCCAAAAACTCGTGGCTCACCGGCACGGCGGCATGGAACTACGTTGCCATCACCCAGTGGATTCTGGGGGTGCGTCCCGAACTGGACGGGCTGCGCATTGACCCGTGCATCCCACCCGAATGGGAAGGTTTCACCTTCCGGCGGATATTCCGCGGCGCGGAATATGTAATCGAAGTCCGTAATCCGCGCCATGTCAGCAAGGGCGTGACAGCGGTACGGGTGGACGGCAAGGTGTGGCAGGGAAACCTTTTGCCCATCCTGCCGCCAGGTGTCCACACCATCGAAGTTGAACTGGGATAA